In one Nicotiana sylvestris chromosome 8, ASM39365v2, whole genome shotgun sequence genomic region, the following are encoded:
- the LOC138874749 gene encoding uncharacterized protein: protein MKGVMRFGKNDKLSSQLIGHFEVLQRIGEVSYKLALPFSLSSMHPVFHVSMLRNYINDPSHVLDFNTVQLDGDLTYDVEPMAILDWHIRKLMSKDIASVKVQWRGHLVEEATSETEKEMRSRYPCLFVTPD from the exons atgaagggtgttatgaggttcggtaaGAACGACAAGTTGAGCTCTCAGCTTATTGGGCATtttgaggtacttcagaggattggggaggtgtcttacaagcttgccttgccATTTAGTTTGTCGAgtatgcatccagtatttcatgtttctatgctccggaattATATCaacgatccgtctcatgttttggacttcaacacagttcagttggatggtgatttgacttatgatgtggagccaatggctattttggaTTGGCACATTCGGAAGTTGATGTCAAAGGATATAGcgtcagtgaaggtgcagtggagaggtcatcttGTTGAGGAGGCTACTTCGGAGACCGAgaaggagatgcggagcagatatccatgcCTATTTgtaactccag ATTAG
- the LOC138874750 gene encoding uncharacterized protein translates to MGFSKLARHVVWLVPTDRHIIGRLIDGLTFQLWFLMTRDTVSGATFDKVIDIAWQIEMVCIQERFEREAKRSHGSGGFSCASSRAKRSMPLALEDCVAAIEEGEALCQVLQGFSSIASPLTKLTQEVAPFRWSDECEQSFQKLKTALTTALVLVLPSTSGSSTLKLHKKNGIVHDLELAAIAHVLKIWRHYLYGVSYDIFTGHRSLQHLFKQKDLNLRQQRWLELLKDYDITIMYHSRKANVVVDALSRKAESMGSLAFIPVSIISDRGTQFTSQFWRAMQQELDTQGHFLLLVEFAYNKGYQSSIQVALYKALYGRRCRSLVDWFEPGEAKLLGTNLVENALDKIKLIQERLHTARSRQKSYADRKVLDVSYMVGEKVLLKISP, encoded by the exons ATGGGATTTTCTAAGTTGGCCCGTCATgtagtttggttggttcccactgatAGGCATATTATCGGGAGgctcattgatggcctcacatttcAGCTATGGTTTCTTATGACTAGAGATACggtatctggtgctacttttgataaGGTCATTGACATTGCTTGGCAGATAGAGATGGTCTGTATCCAGGAGCGgtttgagagggaggccaagaggtctcatgGATCAGGTGGTTTTAGTTGCGCTTCTTCTAGAG ccaaGAGGAGCATGCCACTAGCACTTGAGGATTGTGTTGCAGCGATAGaggaaggagaagctttatgccaagttctccaa ggtttctcatctattgcatcgcccttaaCCAAGTTGACCCAAGAGgttgctcctttcaggtggtcggatgagtgtgagcagagctttcagaagctcaagactgccttgaccacggCTCTAGTTCTTGTTCTACCATCAACTTCTGGTTCTtctaca TTGAAGCTCCATAAGAAGAACGGcattgttcatgatttggagttggctgccattgctcatgtgttaaagatttggaggcactatctatatggtGTGTCTTATGATATATTTACTggtcatcgtagcctccagcacttgttcaaacaaaaggatctaaatttgaggcagcagaggtggttggagttactaaaggactatgatattactattatgTATCAttcgaggaaggccaatgtggtggtcgatgccttgagtaggaaggcagagagtatgggtagtcttgcattcattcct GTTTCCATCATTTCTGATAGAGGCACACAGTTTACCTCGCAATTTTGGAGAGCCATGCAGCAAGAGTTGGACACTCAG GGCCATTTTCTACTACtcgtggagtttgcttacaataaaggctatcagtcgagcattcaggTGGCTCtgtataaggctttgtatgggagaaggtgtagatctctggtggattggtttgagcccggtgaggctaagcttttgggtacaaacttggttGAGAATGCATTGGACAAGattaaattgattcaggagcggcttcacaCGGCGCGGTCTAGACAGAAAAgctatgccgacaggaaggtccttgatgtgtcttacatggttggggagaaggttctactgaagatttcaccatga